A genomic window from Glaciihabitans sp. INWT7 includes:
- a CDS encoding serine/threonine-protein kinase, whose product MRPTSGLTFGGRYQLSSRVAIGGMGEVWQATDLVIGRTVAIKILKDEYLGDPGFLERFRAEARHAALVNHEGIANVFDYGEEEGSAYLVMELVPGEALSTILERERVLSTDRVLDIVAQTASALHAAHSAGLVHRDIKPGNLLITPDGRVKITDFGIARIADQVPLTATGQVMGTVQYLSPEQASGHPASPTTDIYSLGIVAYEALAGKRPFTGESQVAIAMAQINEAPPELPVTVSEPVRNLVYACIAKNPADRPASAAHLARAAQALRRGDVAGAASAVPGILGAGTLPALLRENPATQATRLLTTANAVESGPPTTPVPTKTRSPWTWPLIALVAILLVVLIGALITLLGNPSPAPSKSPPVSKPPVSSSPSPSPTSDIVNIGPTKFIGEKLAAVQAELDSLGLAANMVPDASPAPDASKVGTAYFVNPTGNVRKNDTITVRFYGDVAATPSQPGALTAGTVGPDNTVTVTIPAYVGCPEGSTLLNFTFTASAPSTFTPANPVGATATTVTWNLAPTLGTNNTMTYVANCSGGTSPSSPTLTKTSVAPPTTTP is encoded by the coding sequence ATGAGACCCACGAGTGGCCTCACTTTCGGAGGACGGTACCAACTCTCCAGCCGGGTCGCCATCGGCGGCATGGGCGAGGTCTGGCAGGCGACCGACCTCGTGATCGGGCGCACCGTCGCCATCAAGATCCTCAAAGACGAGTACCTCGGTGATCCCGGTTTCCTCGAGCGTTTCCGCGCCGAGGCCCGGCATGCCGCCCTGGTCAACCACGAGGGCATCGCCAACGTCTTCGACTACGGCGAGGAAGAGGGCAGCGCCTACCTCGTGATGGAACTGGTGCCCGGCGAAGCCCTGTCCACCATCCTCGAACGCGAACGCGTGCTCTCCACCGACCGCGTGCTCGATATCGTGGCCCAGACGGCATCCGCGCTGCATGCCGCCCACTCAGCCGGACTCGTACACCGCGACATCAAGCCGGGCAACCTGCTGATCACCCCGGATGGCCGCGTCAAGATCACCGATTTCGGTATCGCCCGCATCGCCGACCAGGTGCCGCTCACCGCCACCGGCCAGGTGATGGGCACCGTGCAGTACCTGTCGCCGGAGCAGGCGAGCGGTCACCCGGCCTCGCCGACCACCGACATCTACTCGCTCGGCATCGTGGCCTACGAGGCCCTCGCCGGCAAGCGGCCATTCACCGGTGAGTCCCAGGTCGCCATCGCGATGGCGCAGATCAACGAGGCCCCGCCGGAACTGCCGGTGACGGTCTCCGAGCCCGTGCGTAACCTCGTCTATGCCTGCATCGCCAAGAACCCGGCCGACCGTCCGGCATCCGCCGCTCATCTCGCTCGCGCGGCCCAGGCGCTTCGCCGCGGGGATGTCGCGGGGGCGGCATCCGCCGTGCCCGGAATCCTCGGAGCGGGCACCCTGCCCGCACTCCTGCGCGAGAACCCCGCAACCCAGGCGACCCGGCTGCTCACCACCGCGAACGCCGTGGAATCGGGGCCACCGACCACACCGGTGCCCACCAAGACCCGCAGCCCGTGGACCTGGCCGCTCATCGCACTCGTGGCGATCCTGCTCGTCGTGCTCATCGGGGCCCTGATCACGCTGCTGGGCAATCCTTCGCCGGCGCCGTCCAAGTCGCCGCCCGTCTCCAAGCCCCCTGTGTCGTCGAGCCCGTCGCCGTCTCCCACGAGCGACATCGTCAACATCGGGCCCACCAAGTTCATCGGTGAGAAGCTCGCCGCGGTGCAGGCTGAACTCGACTCCCTCGGACTCGCCGCGAACATGGTGCCGGATGCGAGTCCCGCACCCGACGCCTCCAAGGTCGGCACCGCCTACTTCGTGAACCCCACCGGCAATGTGCGCAAGAACGACACGATCACCGTGCGGTTCTACGGCGACGTCGCGGCCACGCCCTCCCAGCCTGGCGCACTCACGGCAGGCACCGTCGGCCCCGACAACACTGTGACGGTCACCATCCCGGCCTACGTGGGCTGCCCCGAGGGGTCCACCCTCCTCAATTTCACCTTCACGGCGAGCGCTCCCTCCACTTTCACGCCAGCCAATCCGGTCGGGGCGACAGCGACCACCGTCACCTGGAACCTCGCGCCGACCCTCGGCACGAACAACACCATGACCTACGTCGCGAATTGTTCCGGCGGAACCTCGCCCTCCTCCCCGACCCTGACCAAGACGTCTGTCGCTCCGCCCACGACGACCCCCTAA
- a CDS encoding penicillin-binding protein 2 has product MNRQLKRVTIAVMLMFLALFTSTTIITVFQVDSLNADPRNVRTLNDSYSAERGPILVDGQAIAESKPVADKYKFQRVYSNPQLYSAVTGYFTLNQGNTGVEGALNSYLSGTANDQFLNKVNSILTGQTPKGASVSLTIDPKIQQAAWDALGDNAGSVVALDPRTGAILAMVSKAAYDPNVLASHNSTDVISAYKALLADPTKPLINRAIAGDLYYPGSVFKLITTSAAIDSGKYTPEDTFPNPSTFTLTGTSTNINNAEGGSCGGGATVSIADALRLSCNIPMAQLGAALGGDELKKYATAFGFGQKLSIPMAVTPSIYNVGDTAQVQLSAFGQFEDRVTPLQVAMTSAAIANGGSLMQPTLIKEITAPDLTPIQPFQQKVFSQPITPATSATMTQLMINNVSNGAASNARISGVDVAGKTGTAQNGDGKPYTLWFTGFAPADNPKVAVAVVVENGKSFGNAVAAPIAKKVIEAVLGK; this is encoded by the coding sequence ATGAATCGGCAGCTCAAACGCGTGACCATCGCGGTGATGCTGATGTTCCTCGCGTTGTTCACGTCTACCACCATCATCACCGTCTTCCAAGTGGACTCGCTCAACGCTGACCCGCGAAATGTACGCACCCTCAACGACAGCTACTCGGCCGAGCGGGGGCCGATCCTCGTCGACGGTCAGGCGATCGCCGAATCCAAGCCGGTCGCCGACAAGTACAAGTTCCAGCGCGTCTACAGCAATCCGCAGCTCTATTCCGCGGTCACCGGATACTTCACCCTCAATCAGGGCAACACCGGCGTCGAGGGAGCACTGAACAGTTACCTCAGCGGCACCGCCAACGACCAGTTCCTCAACAAGGTCAATTCGATCCTCACGGGCCAGACCCCCAAGGGTGCTTCCGTCTCCCTGACCATCGATCCCAAGATCCAGCAGGCGGCCTGGGATGCCCTCGGCGACAACGCGGGATCGGTGGTCGCGCTCGACCCGCGCACCGGGGCGATCCTTGCCATGGTGTCGAAGGCCGCTTACGACCCCAACGTGCTGGCCTCCCACAACTCCACCGACGTGATCAGCGCCTACAAGGCCCTTCTCGCGGACCCCACGAAACCGCTCATCAACCGGGCGATCGCCGGCGACCTGTACTACCCCGGATCCGTCTTCAAATTGATCACCACCTCCGCGGCGATCGACAGCGGCAAATACACCCCCGAAGACACCTTCCCCAACCCCAGCACTTTCACCCTCACCGGCACCTCGACGAACATCAACAACGCAGAGGGCGGCAGCTGCGGCGGCGGCGCGACGGTCTCGATCGCCGATGCACTCCGTCTCAGCTGCAACATCCCTATGGCCCAGCTCGGCGCGGCACTCGGCGGCGACGAACTGAAGAAGTACGCCACGGCATTCGGATTCGGCCAGAAGCTCTCGATCCCCATGGCCGTCACACCGAGTATCTATAACGTCGGCGACACCGCCCAGGTGCAGCTCTCGGCTTTCGGGCAATTCGAAGACCGGGTCACCCCGCTGCAGGTGGCGATGACCTCGGCCGCCATCGCCAACGGCGGTTCGCTCATGCAGCCGACCCTGATCAAAGAGATCACGGCACCGGATCTCACGCCGATCCAGCCCTTCCAGCAGAAGGTCTTCAGCCAGCCGATCACCCCGGCCACCAGTGCCACCATGACGCAGCTGATGATCAACAACGTGAGCAACGGGGCTGCCAGTAATGCAAGAATTAGTGGAGTCGATGTGGCAGGCAAAACCGGTACAGCGCAAAACGGCGACGGCAAGCCCTACACCCTCTGGTTCACCGGCTTCGCGCCCGCAGACAACCCGAAAGTTGCTGTGGCGGTCGTCGTGGAAAACGGAAAGAGCTTCGGCAATGCGGTCGCGGCCCCAATCGCGAAAAAGGTAATAGAGGCGGTGCTTGGCAAATGA
- a CDS encoding FtsW/RodA/SpoVE family cell cycle protein, protein MTSTEGTTQIGMPAPAASETGALSTLTSTIRLKLRVPAKLRNLELALLLFAVAVVGSSIALVELGTLGAVQGPVLALAAGLGVITLVIHVALRFVAAQADPFILPVITLLNGLGIAEIYRLDIGKNQSGWEAAGVRQIAWTALAMLLALAVLIVIRNHRVLQRYRYIAMFVGIVLLLMPMLPGIGQTINGARLWIRFGSFNFQPGELAKIALAIFFAGYLVTARDSLSLVGRKFLGMRFPRVRDLGPILVIWLAAMAVLVFQRDLGTALLFFGLFLVMIYVATGRLSWVILGLALFVGGALIASQLLGYVGGRFSSWLDAFNPKIYDAPGGSYQLVQGIFGLAHGGLIGTGWGQGSPGIVPLAESDYIIASLGEELGLAGLFAILALYLLFVSRGFRIGFAGQDDFGRLLGVGLSFVIALQVFIVLGGVTRVIPLTGLTTPFLAAGGSSLVANWIIAALLLRLSDSVRNQPQLVVE, encoded by the coding sequence ATGACCAGCACCGAAGGCACCACCCAGATCGGGATGCCCGCGCCCGCAGCGTCGGAAACGGGAGCGCTGTCGACCCTCACCAGCACGATCCGCTTGAAGTTGCGCGTTCCCGCGAAGCTCCGCAACCTCGAACTCGCCCTTCTGCTCTTCGCGGTCGCCGTCGTCGGATCGTCGATCGCCCTCGTCGAGCTCGGCACCCTCGGCGCGGTGCAGGGCCCGGTTCTCGCGCTGGCGGCGGGACTCGGCGTAATCACCCTCGTCATCCATGTGGCGCTGCGATTCGTCGCGGCGCAAGCGGATCCCTTCATCCTCCCCGTGATCACCCTGCTCAACGGGCTCGGCATAGCGGAGATCTACCGGCTGGACATCGGCAAGAATCAGTCGGGCTGGGAGGCGGCCGGCGTGCGCCAGATCGCCTGGACGGCACTGGCGATGCTGCTGGCGCTTGCCGTGCTGATCGTCATCCGCAATCACCGGGTGCTGCAGCGCTACCGCTACATCGCCATGTTCGTCGGGATCGTGCTGCTGCTGATGCCGATGCTGCCCGGGATCGGCCAGACGATCAACGGCGCCCGGCTCTGGATCCGCTTCGGCAGCTTCAACTTCCAACCCGGAGAGCTCGCCAAGATCGCCCTTGCCATCTTCTTCGCCGGCTACCTGGTCACCGCGCGCGACAGCCTGTCCCTCGTCGGACGCAAGTTTCTCGGAATGCGCTTTCCGCGGGTGCGCGACCTCGGCCCGATCCTCGTGATCTGGCTCGCCGCGATGGCGGTGTTGGTCTTCCAGCGTGACCTCGGCACCGCGCTGTTGTTCTTCGGCCTGTTCCTCGTGATGATCTATGTCGCGACGGGACGCCTCAGCTGGGTCATCCTCGGTCTCGCGCTGTTCGTCGGGGGTGCCCTGATCGCCAGCCAACTGCTCGGCTATGTCGGCGGGCGATTCAGCTCCTGGCTGGACGCCTTCAACCCGAAGATCTATGACGCTCCAGGCGGGAGCTACCAGCTCGTACAGGGAATCTTCGGTCTCGCCCACGGCGGCCTGATCGGCACCGGCTGGGGCCAGGGGAGTCCCGGAATCGTGCCTCTCGCCGAGAGCGACTACATCATCGCGAGCCTCGGTGAAGAGCTCGGACTGGCGGGGCTGTTCGCCATCCTCGCCCTCTACCTGCTCTTCGTGTCCCGAGGATTCCGCATCGGTTTTGCCGGACAGGATGATTTCGGGCGCCTCCTCGGCGTCGGCCTCTCCTTCGTCATCGCACTCCAGGTGTTCATCGTGCTGGGGGGAGTGACCCGGGTGATTCCGCTCACCGGTCTCACCACCCCGTTCCTCGCGGCGGGCGGATCCTCGCTCGTGGCCAACTGGATCATCGCCGCCCTGCTGTTGAGGCTCTCCGACAGCGTGCGGAACCAACCCCAATTGGTGGTGGAGTGA
- a CDS encoding Stp1/IreP family PP2C-type Ser/Thr phosphatase encodes MATSGKSTAVSHVGKIRANNQDSGYAGTQLFVVADGMGGHAGGDVASAIALKRVMEADRQYASAADAEFALQSALSAANTMLAETVFEHPELTGMGTTVSAILRSGSQVAIAHIGDSRIYLLRDGTLKQITADHTFVQRLVDSGRITPEEAAVHPRRSVLMRVLGDVDATPEIDTTVFDVLPGDRWMLCSDGLSSYVSDDKIEHTLTSQAVVQDAAERLVKESLDQGAPDNVTVVIVDIDETGESASSPVMIVGSAASPLTFEGESGRRPLRLPTLLLHPLKSTQAHEDSHFEPESDEYLDELILEDRRRARRRRVTWLVGIIVIVALLASALFVGYRWSQSLYYVGADGQTVAIYRGIQQDLGPISLHSIYTETSVRLDDLPSYTRKTVVDTISASDLADAKAIIKRLTNASK; translated from the coding sequence ATGGCCACATCGGGCAAGAGCACGGCCGTTTCGCACGTCGGAAAGATCCGGGCGAACAACCAGGACTCCGGCTATGCGGGCACGCAGCTCTTCGTGGTCGCCGACGGCATGGGCGGCCACGCCGGCGGTGACGTCGCCTCCGCCATCGCGCTCAAACGCGTGATGGAGGCTGACCGGCAGTACGCCTCGGCCGCCGATGCGGAGTTCGCCCTGCAGTCCGCGCTCAGCGCGGCCAACACCATGCTCGCCGAGACGGTGTTCGAACATCCGGAGCTCACCGGCATGGGCACGACGGTGAGCGCCATCCTGCGTTCCGGCTCGCAGGTCGCCATCGCCCACATCGGCGACTCCCGCATCTACCTGCTGAGGGATGGCACGCTCAAGCAGATCACCGCCGACCACACCTTCGTGCAGCGCCTCGTCGACAGCGGGCGCATCACGCCGGAAGAGGCGGCCGTCCACCCCCGCCGGTCCGTGCTCATGCGCGTGCTCGGCGACGTGGATGCCACGCCCGAGATCGACACCACGGTGTTCGATGTGCTGCCCGGGGACCGCTGGATGCTCTGCTCCGACGGCCTCTCGAGCTACGTCTCCGACGACAAGATCGAGCACACTCTCACGTCCCAGGCCGTGGTGCAGGATGCGGCGGAACGCCTGGTGAAGGAGAGCCTCGACCAGGGGGCGCCAGACAATGTCACGGTGGTAATCGTCGATATCGACGAGACCGGCGAATCCGCGTCATCACCGGTCATGATCGTCGGGTCCGCCGCCTCCCCCCTCACCTTCGAGGGCGAGTCGGGCCGTCGCCCACTCCGCCTGCCCACCCTGCTGCTGCATCCGCTCAAGTCGACTCAGGCGCACGAAGACAGTCACTTCGAACCGGAATCCGACGAGTACCTCGACGAGCTGATCCTCGAAGACCGTCGCCGCGCCCGTCGTCGCCGCGTCACCTGGCTCGTGGGGATCATCGTCATCGTCGCCCTGCTCGCCAGCGCACTCTTCGTGGGCTACCGCTGGTCGCAGTCGCTGTACTACGTGGGTGCCGACGGCCAAACGGTGGCCATCTACCGGGGAATCCAGCAGGATCTCGGTCCGATCAGCCTGCACAGCATCTACACCGAGACCAGCGTGCGGCTCGACGACCTGCCGAGCTACACCCGCAAGACTGTCGTCGACACCATCAGCGCCTCCGATCTCGCCGACGCGAAGGCGATCATCAAACGACTGACGAATGCCAGCAAGTAG
- a CDS encoding FHA domain-containing protein, with the protein MSELTLLLLRFGFLIILWAFVFAVVYALRTDLFGQRVRRLPADVASGAVAASPPFVASAVAPPVAPAPAWGGGTASDATEAFEVQPNRGNSSLVATRLVITSGPKEGLELSLPKEPLTIGRSSESGLVIRDDYTSTHHARLMLWSEDWVIQDLDSTNGTFLNGTRVTLPTPVPLNTPVRIGTTSFELRR; encoded by the coding sequence ATGAGTGAACTCACCCTTCTTCTTCTGCGATTCGGGTTCCTGATCATCCTCTGGGCCTTCGTTTTCGCTGTCGTCTACGCGCTGCGCACCGACCTGTTCGGACAGCGGGTGCGCCGGTTGCCCGCGGATGTCGCATCCGGGGCCGTCGCGGCGAGCCCGCCCTTCGTCGCTTCCGCCGTCGCGCCGCCGGTGGCGCCTGCTCCTGCCTGGGGAGGCGGCACTGCGTCCGACGCCACCGAGGCGTTCGAGGTACAGCCGAACCGGGGTAACTCGTCACTCGTCGCGACCCGGCTGGTCATCACCTCCGGGCCGAAGGAGGGCCTCGAACTCAGCCTGCCGAAGGAGCCCCTGACCATCGGCCGATCGAGCGAGAGCGGCCTCGTCATCCGCGACGATTACACCTCCACACACCATGCTCGCCTCATGCTGTGGAGCGAAGACTGGGTGATCCAGGACCTAGACTCGACCAACGGCACGTTCCTCAACGGCACTCGGGTCACGCTTCCCACACCGGTACCGCTCAATACTCCGGTTCGGATCGGCACGACCAGTTTCGAACTTCGGCGGTAG
- a CDS encoding DUF3662 and FHA domain-containing protein: protein MGLLDSFEKGLERAVNGAFAKTFKSGLQPIEITSALRRELDTKAAVVARDRILVPNRFTVRLSSADFAKMTAIGPTLVDELSRLVQQHAAAQHYQFSGGISIELAEDGTLTQGVLGIDSVSVKGTVSWTPVLDVAGKRYPIVKSRTIIGRGHDADITVDDTGISRKHVEILWDGTRAEVNDLGSTNGSQLNGSPVHKAPLAPDSVINIGRTRIVFRVLAQSASAYQFSDLRAGDDGAGGRR from the coding sequence TTGGGCCTGCTGGACAGCTTCGAGAAGGGTTTGGAGCGCGCCGTCAACGGGGCGTTCGCCAAGACCTTCAAGTCCGGCCTGCAACCGATCGAGATCACCTCCGCGCTGCGCCGGGAGCTCGATACCAAGGCCGCGGTGGTCGCCCGTGACCGAATCCTGGTGCCCAACCGGTTCACCGTCCGCCTCTCGAGCGCGGACTTCGCCAAGATGACCGCCATCGGCCCCACGCTCGTCGACGAACTCAGCCGACTGGTCCAGCAGCACGCCGCGGCCCAGCATTACCAGTTCTCCGGCGGCATCAGCATCGAGCTCGCCGAAGACGGCACACTGACGCAGGGCGTGCTGGGCATCGACTCGGTGAGCGTCAAGGGCACCGTCTCCTGGACGCCGGTGCTGGATGTCGCGGGCAAGCGCTACCCCATCGTGAAGAGCCGCACGATCATCGGGCGCGGCCACGACGCGGACATCACCGTGGATGACACCGGCATCTCGCGCAAGCACGTCGAGATCCTCTGGGACGGCACTCGCGCCGAGGTTAACGACCTCGGATCCACCAACGGCTCGCAGCTCAACGGCTCTCCGGTGCACAAAGCGCCACTCGCCCCCGATTCCGTCATCAATATCGGAAGAACCCGTATCGTGTTCCGGGTGCTCGCCCAATCAGCGTCGGCTTACCAGTTCTCCGATCTCCGTGCCGGCGACGACGGTGCCGGCGGTCGGCGATGA
- a CDS encoding ABC transporter ATP-binding protein, which translates to MSDVVVRAEGLTRVYGRGDGATHALRDVSLEVGAGELVVLRGPSGSGKTTLLNLLGGLDVPTSGRVHLDGTDVTHASPSQWVALRRDTVGYVFQAFALIPHLSAAENIELPLRIHGDAVIGRDARVAELLALVGLGAHANQRPAELSGGQQQRVGIARALANRPRLLIADEPTGQLDSATAASMMGLLSQLVHREGVAAIVSTHDPKITAGADRVINILDGSLE; encoded by the coding sequence ATGAGCGACGTCGTCGTGAGAGCCGAGGGGCTGACCCGGGTGTACGGGCGGGGCGATGGTGCGACGCATGCCCTCAGAGACGTAAGCCTCGAGGTCGGTGCGGGTGAACTCGTGGTGCTCCGTGGACCCTCCGGATCGGGTAAGACGACCCTGTTGAACCTCCTCGGAGGTCTCGATGTGCCGACCTCTGGTCGGGTTCACCTCGATGGCACGGATGTCACCCACGCGAGTCCGTCGCAGTGGGTGGCTCTGCGCCGCGACACCGTCGGCTATGTCTTCCAGGCATTCGCACTGATCCCGCACCTCTCTGCGGCCGAGAACATCGAACTTCCGCTTCGAATCCATGGCGACGCCGTCATCGGGAGAGACGCCCGCGTTGCCGAACTGCTCGCACTCGTCGGGCTCGGCGCGCATGCCAACCAACGCCCGGCGGAACTCTCCGGGGGGCAACAGCAGCGCGTGGGTATCGCCCGCGCGCTCGCCAACCGCCCTCGCCTGCTCATCGCCGACGAGCCGACCGGACAGCTGGACAGCGCGACCGCGGCTTCGATGATGGGGCTGCTCTCCCAACTCGTCCACCGGGAGGGCGTGGCGGCGATCGTGTCGACCCACGATCCGAAGATCACCGCGGGGGCCGACCGCGTCATCAATATCCTCGACGGCTCGCTCGAGTAA
- a CDS encoding ABC transporter ATP-binding protein yields the protein MTTTTLTEAPQIECVDLVRIFSGDGIEVQALQGLTLRVNRGELTAIVGASGSGKSTLLSILSGLDTPTAGAARVAGHDLLAMRGAERTAYRRRTVGFVWQQTSRNLVPYFTVTENVATALAVARYPTKRRRQRIADVLEPLGIADLGDRLPGTLSGGQQQRTAIAVALANDPEVLFADEPTGELDAANSERVLEAMRDVNERLGVTVLIVTHDPGVSSHVRRTVQIRDGRTSTEVFRSTRVNDSGRSVQHAEEFAVLDRVGRLQLPEEYLSTLGLQDRVRLQLESDRVEVRPTEQESEDQR from the coding sequence ATGACCACGACAACGCTGACCGAAGCCCCGCAGATCGAATGCGTCGACCTCGTGCGCATCTTCTCGGGCGACGGGATCGAGGTGCAGGCTCTCCAGGGCCTCACCCTGCGAGTGAATCGGGGGGAGCTCACCGCGATAGTCGGCGCCTCCGGCTCGGGTAAGTCGACACTCCTCTCGATACTCTCGGGGCTCGACACCCCGACAGCGGGAGCGGCCCGTGTCGCCGGGCACGATCTCCTCGCCATGCGCGGCGCAGAACGCACCGCCTACCGGCGCCGCACCGTCGGCTTCGTGTGGCAGCAGACCTCGCGCAATCTCGTGCCGTACTTCACGGTGACCGAGAATGTCGCCACAGCTCTCGCCGTGGCGCGCTATCCCACGAAGCGGCGGCGGCAGCGAATCGCCGATGTTCTCGAGCCCCTTGGCATCGCAGATCTCGGTGATCGGCTTCCCGGCACGCTCTCCGGGGGACAGCAGCAGCGCACAGCGATCGCGGTCGCCCTGGCGAATGACCCTGAGGTGCTCTTCGCCGACGAGCCGACCGGCGAACTCGACGCCGCGAATTCCGAGCGGGTGCTCGAGGCCATGAGGGATGTGAACGAACGGCTCGGGGTGACCGTTCTCATCGTCACCCACGACCCCGGGGTGTCTTCGCATGTTCGCCGCACCGTGCAGATCCGCGACGGACGCACCTCCACCGAGGTGTTCCGCTCCACCCGCGTGAACGACAGTGGGAGGTCCGTGCAGCACGCCGAGGAATTCGCGGTGCTCGACCGCGTGGGACGACTGCAGCTTCCCGAGGAGTACCTCTCGACACTCGGCCTCCAGGACCGTGTGCGGTTGCAGCTCGAATCTGACCGGGTAGAGGTGCGTCCCACTGAACAGGAATCCGAGGATCAGCGATGA